The following proteins are encoded in a genomic region of Actinomadura sp. NAK00032:
- a CDS encoding peptidoglycan recognition family protein yields the protein MADEGMAVPVDFTAENPHIYTRAQWNARPPRRPAKVLKRAPDHIIVHHTATANTSDVSLSHAFSLSRYIQNFHMNKNGWDDTGQQLTISRGGIVMEGRNRSLKAIRAGDLAVGAQVLHHNQHTLGIENEGTYTSRAVPGKLWGSLLEVCVWLCRQYNLDPAQAIVGHRDYNNTSCPGDRLYARLPELRRAVAARLETSNPSQNNADNGSILPILPPLDNLT from the coding sequence ATGGCGGACGAGGGGATGGCGGTCCCCGTCGACTTCACGGCGGAGAACCCGCACATCTACACACGCGCGCAGTGGAACGCGAGACCGCCGAGGCGGCCGGCCAAGGTCCTGAAGCGGGCGCCGGATCACATCATCGTGCACCACACCGCCACGGCCAACACCAGCGATGTGTCGCTGTCCCACGCGTTCAGCCTGTCGCGGTACATCCAGAACTTCCACATGAACAAGAACGGCTGGGACGACACCGGTCAGCAGCTCACCATCAGCCGCGGCGGCATCGTGATGGAGGGCCGCAACCGCAGCCTGAAGGCGATCCGCGCCGGCGACCTCGCGGTGGGCGCGCAGGTCCTGCACCACAACCAGCACACGCTCGGCATCGAGAACGAGGGGACGTACACGTCACGGGCGGTCCCCGGCAAGCTGTGGGGTTCGCTGCTGGAGGTCTGCGTGTGGCTGTGCCGGCAGTACAACCTGGACCCGGCCCAGGCCATCGTCGGGCACCGCGACTACAACAACACGTCCTGCCCGGGCGACAGGCTCTACGCGCGACTGCCCGAACTGCGCCGCGCGGTCGCCGCCCGCCTGGAGACGTCCAACCCGAGCCAGAACAACGCCGACAACGGCTCAATCCTGCCGATACTGCCGCCCCTCGACAACCTGACCTGA
- the rplI gene encoding 50S ribosomal protein L9 produces MKLILTQQVSGLGEPGDVIEVRDGYGRNYLVPRGFAIQWTRGAEKQIDSIKKARSAREIATVEHAKEVADQLGGLRVTLRTRTGSNGRLFGAVTAADIAEAVKAADGPDLDRRRIEIGNPIKTVGTHRVSVRLHSDVSATIDVNVVEG; encoded by the coding sequence ATGAAGCTCATCCTGACCCAGCAGGTCTCCGGGCTCGGCGAGCCCGGTGACGTCATCGAGGTCCGCGACGGCTACGGCCGCAACTACCTCGTCCCCCGCGGGTTCGCGATCCAGTGGACCCGGGGCGCCGAGAAGCAGATCGACTCCATCAAGAAGGCGCGTTCGGCCCGCGAGATCGCGACCGTCGAGCACGCCAAGGAGGTCGCCGACCAGCTCGGCGGCCTGCGCGTCACGCTGCGCACCCGGACCGGCAGCAACGGCCGCCTGTTCGGCGCGGTGACCGCCGCCGACATCGCCGAGGCGGTCAAGGCCGCCGACGGCCCCGACCTGGACCGCCGCCGCATCGAGATCGGGAACCCGATCAAGACCGTCGGCACCCACCGGGTCAGCGTGCGCCTGCACAGCGACGTCAGCGCCACGATCGACGTCAACGTCGTCGAGGGCTGA
- the rpsR gene encoding 30S ribosomal protein S18: protein MAKPPPRKPKKKVCVFCQEKISYVDYKDTVLLRKFISDRGKIRARRVTGNCTQHQRDVATAIKNAREMALLPYTSTAR, encoded by the coding sequence ATGGCGAAGCCACCTCCCCGCAAGCCGAAGAAGAAGGTTTGCGTTTTCTGCCAGGAGAAGATCTCCTACGTCGACTACAAGGACACGGTCCTGCTGCGGAAGTTCATCTCCGACCGCGGCAAGATCCGTGCTCGGCGGGTGACCGGCAACTGCACCCAGCACCAGCGGGACGTCGCCACGGCGATCAAGAACGCCCGCGAGATGGCGCTGCTGCCGTACACCAGCACCGCGCGCTGA
- a CDS encoding single-stranded DNA-binding protein, which yields MAGDTVITIVGNLVEDPNLRFTPSGQAVASFRIASTPRFFDRQSGDWKDGEALFLTCNVWRQAAENVAESLQRGMRVIVQGRLKQRSYETREGEKRTVFEIEVDEVGPSLRSATAKVNKTQRQGGGGGFGGGGGQGGGGFGGGGGQDGGFGGGGGQQGGGGFGGGGQQGGAPADPWATGGGGGGGYSDDPPF from the coding sequence ATGGCAGGCGACACCGTAATCACGATCGTCGGGAACCTCGTCGAGGACCCGAATCTCCGCTTCACCCCGAGCGGCCAGGCGGTCGCGTCCTTCCGCATCGCCTCGACCCCGCGGTTCTTCGACCGCCAGTCGGGCGACTGGAAGGACGGCGAAGCCCTGTTCCTGACCTGCAACGTCTGGCGGCAGGCGGCCGAGAACGTCGCCGAATCGCTGCAGCGCGGCATGCGGGTCATCGTCCAGGGACGCCTCAAGCAGCGGTCGTACGAGACCCGCGAGGGTGAGAAGCGCACCGTCTTCGAGATCGAGGTCGACGAGGTCGGCCCGTCGCTGCGCAGCGCCACCGCCAAGGTCAACAAGACCCAGCGGCAGGGCGGTGGCGGCGGCTTCGGCGGCGGTGGCGGCCAGGGCGGCGGCGGCTTCGGCGGCGGCGGCGGTCAGGACGGCGGCTTCGGAGGCGGCGGCGGCCAGCAGGGCGGCGGCGGCTTCGGAGGCGGCGGCCAGCAGGGCGGCGCCCCCGCGGACCCGTGGGCCACGGGCGGCGGCGGTGGCGGCGGCTACTCCGACGACCCCCCGTTCTAG
- the rpsF gene encoding 30S ribosomal protein S6: MRRYELMTILDPAIDERTANAALEPFLKVVRDGGGSVENVDVWGRKRLAYEIQKKSEGIYAVIDLSAEPATVKELDRQLNLSESILRTKVIRPEVH, translated from the coding sequence ATGCGTCGTTACGAACTCATGACCATCCTCGACCCCGCCATCGACGAGCGCACCGCGAACGCGGCGCTCGAGCCGTTCCTGAAGGTCGTCCGGGACGGCGGCGGCAGCGTCGAGAACGTCGACGTCTGGGGCCGCAAGCGCCTGGCGTACGAGATCCAGAAGAAGTCCGAAGGCATCTACGCGGTGATCGACCTGTCGGCCGAGCCTGCCACGGTCAAGGAGCTCGACCGGCAGCTCAACCTGAGCGAGTCGATCCTCCGCACCAAGGTCATCCGCCCCGAGGTCCACTGA